The Vitis vinifera cultivar Pinot Noir 40024 chromosome 16, ASM3070453v1 DNA segment TATTTGTTCTATCCTAAGTAAGCCTCTCCTCCATCAGCTTAACCACCAATTCTTGTCAAAACCGATCATCCTAGTTACCCATTTTTTTCATCCCTTACTTAAGGTTTCCCTTTTTCTTATAATGACACCATTTGCATCTGTATTTCTTCTATTCAGTTAGCACAACATGCTTTCTATTTCTACCATTTCATAGACAAATCATCATTGTTCAATACTTATTCTTCTCCATAAGCCAAACCTTATTTTGTAAATGGTCTTGTCTTTCTCAAAGCTCTCCTAGTCAAAATTTCAGTAATTAAAATGACCAAAATGGAGCATGACTATGACTATGAGAAACAATTCTTTCTGCTTCAAGCTTCAATTGTTATTATGTACTTTTGGAATTACTTCTAAGGTATTTGGTATAACTGAAAACTTAATCCTTAACTTAAGATGTTTTCGATTAACTAGtctaatttattaattcaaaaCCTGTTACTTGATCTTTTACTTTTAAGTACTAAGGTTATTTAGTAAAACTTATTAAAGTGCATGGTACACATTGTGAGTCAAAtcttaaaagtttaaacttttaggaataTTGATTATCCAATGTGAGATCACCATTAAGAGATCCTATGAGAGTTGGTTTGATTGTCTTAACTATGGTGGAATATTGTACAAGATGTTAATGAATAAGATGTACTTCTATTTATCAACAATATCTTCCTCAATTTTTGGGAAGTATCATGATCATCCAATATAATTCATATTGATTGGTAACTTTACATACTATACTCACTCAAATCTATGGTATCTATTGGCTAGACAAATTTGATAGAGTTTGGAGGATCTATAAGAATTCACCTATTccaataacaaaaaaaacttaACTTGAACAATCCTATATTAAGAACTAAATTAGCTAAAGCGATATTGGATCATAATTATTATGGAGAACCTGAATTTTCCATCTCCAAGGAAAAACATCCTGATCTCCCATCACAAAAGGCATACAAATATCAACTCTATAAATTGGAAGTGCCTAGCTAACTCATATTTTCACTTTCATTGATATAAGTTAAGCACAAAAGGCAAATGTTATACAAACATTGATCaaagtaatagtaataaatGAAAATCTCAAGTACTTTGAGGAACAATACAAGATATGTTAATTACACTCaaaattataggaaaaaaaacctATGATAGACCCTTTTTCACTCTAATTTTGTGCTAAATACCAAATCATGTTGAAGTGACCTCCCCAACCTATTCATATTTGTTCTTGTTGGACCCAAGAGGCAAAAGGATTGGGAGGCATGGTTAAATTATCTCCCTCTCCTTCCAACATTTGAACTGCTACTTTCATCGAAGGACGATCTATTGGATACCATTGAATGCACCAAAGTCCCACAATTGTTAGTTTCTTTGCTATTTTTGTGTCTCCCCCTTTCTCAGCTCGAATATTCAACTCTTTCCCTTGATTCAAATGACAATAAACCCACTCTGGGAAGTATACTTGACCGGTGTTCTCAACTGTAGCATCAATATTCTTTCTTCCTCCTACCATTTCAAGTAATAgcattccaaaactataaacatctgATTTATGAGATGCATTCCCAAAATTTCGAGACAACACTTCTGGTGCAATATAGCCAATAGTACCCCTAGCTACGGTCATAGAAACAACACTTTCTTCCTTCGAACATAATTTTGCTAGACCAAAGTCAGAGATTTTTGGATTAAAATTGTGATCTAGTAAAATATTATGAGGTTTGATATCGAAATGGAGGATTCTTTGATCACAACCTTGGTGAAGATACTCAATTCCTTTGGCTATACCTATAGCAATATGTTGAAGTTTCTCCCAACCAAGTGAATGATTCTCCCCAGCAACTGAAAATATGAACTTCTCTAAAGACTCATTTGGTAAGAACTCATAAATAAGAGCTCGTATAGATCCATCGGCACAAAATCCAACCAAGCGAACCACATTAATATGGTGGATTCTACCCATTGTTCCCACTTCATTAATGAACTCTTCCCCATTTCCCTTGGAATTGTTAAGAACCTTAACTGCAACAAGAATATCATTGGAAAGTTTTCCTTTGTAGACCGTCCCATAACCTCCTTCACCAAGCTTCtccttaaatttatttgtaatctTCTTAATATCCACATAACTATATCTTGAGGGCTTGAGAGCCTTGTAATCCTCTAAAAATGATTCAATCTTTATTTGATTCTCCTTTTTGGATTTATTTCTGCGATACACATGGTAGACTGCAACCAGCACAAGCATCAGAATAAAGAATCCGAAGATTATACCTGCATATAGAAACAACTAGTTAAGACTCCGTTTCCCTCAATAATAAAAGAAGCATGGGAATTATAAGAACTTTCACCTCCAATGAGCCACATAGGTGCACCTGCAgcaaatcataaaattattagCTTGATGTGCTTAGAAAactaataaaatcaaaacatatattgttttcttatattcaattttctctatttttttatacattttcaacTCTTTCTCCTTGTATCCCTTAACCTTGGGCCTTCCAAGTGCATTTTTACGTAGCCAAGGTCTTTAACAAAGAGTGAATTCCCCATTGGCTTGTAGTCATCACATAAAGGCAGGTAAGCGAATTATATCATCTGGGATTAACTGCACTAAGTATATGTTTGCTTGAAGAGTGAAAAGAAGCAAGATAAGGAATGAATATAATACCATTTTCTGAGAAGCATTCTGTTCCAGGTTTCTTGGTTTCGGGCTTCAGTCTGCATAACTTACCTTGTGCCCCACAGTTTTCACATATAGATTTTTCCCAAGTCATCGTAAAATCACTTTCCCCAACAAGTATTTCATACGGGAGATAAGCCCTGTAAATCCCATGGCAAGAGAATAGATCCAAAGAATGGAGATTAGAGGAGGAGGGAACAGCATAAACTGAGTTCCCGACGGCACAACGGATGGGCTGAAAATAATCTGATTCTTCCTTAGGTGAGGAACAGTTGAAGATGGTGAAGTCTTGTACCACTTCCTTGTCTTTTCGGGGAAAGTTATTTTCCAATTTGAAACGGAAGAGAGAAGCATTTGGATTGAGGTTCAGAAGCTGTCTTGAAAGGCAATTATCCGGGTCTTGGACTACAATTTCCTGAGATTTGTAATTGATCTTCTTCACCATAAGCTTTACTGAATTTGGCAGCTCTAGCATGGTTAGCATGGTCTGCTTCTTCTGTACGCAAGCAAGCTCAAAGCCGGGATACCCACAGCTGTGTGGCTGGTCTTTGAGCCTGAATGGGAACTGGACCAGTGGACCCTGCTCGCTGCAACTACTTCGTACCTGGCAGTCATCTTGGCTCGCTCCAATCCCTGCAAAAAATTTTACAGACAAGAACAGAAATAAAGAGATCAGGACCATCTTTGATGAACTACTCATCTCTAAAGATTGGACTGCTCCTCAGCCCCTTCACACTTAGGTTTTAATGCTTTAGCTGGCTTCGTCTGATAATTTGTTTGAAGGAAAgtcaatgttttttaaaaatttatttcatctGGGATGCTGACAATTCTACTGAATTCTCCAAAACCTTTTTGATAATTCCAATCTTCGATCGGCCATTTCAAGAGCCTATTCTACTTTGGAGTCATGAACATTTTGTACTCTTCCCTAAACAATAAATTCCCATAAGAGCCTTGTTAGAACTATGGAAtccaatatttataattaatgtaGGTATTATCAAAGACAATGCTCATAGGCATATTCACTCACCTAGGATTCCTGTGttatttttaacaaatgtaTTGCTACGACAAACTACCCCATCGATGGTACCTAAGGAAGCCAAGGAACTGAAACAATGACCTCTTGACCTTGATTTTCTGTAAtcgtttttcttcttctgaAACTTGAGATGAAAACAAAGCAGCTGCAGCATGATGTTGAGTGAAGGAAAACTTGCGGCAGTGGGGCTCATAACATTCCTTCATGCCTGCACTCTTTCAGTATGTGTTGCATGGAGTCGTGCAGCACGTCTTTTTGTGGGGATATGAATATCAGTGACCCTTTctggttaaaaggtaataatacATCTGGCTGTGGTGATCCCAACTATAAATTGGCTTGTGAAGATAATAGGACTACGTTAGAACTTTACAAGGGGAAATACTATGTAGCCAATATCAACTACTTAGACCGTAGTATTTGGATAGTGGATCCTGGGCTAAAAAAGGGAAGCTGTTTCTCATCTCCTCACTACTACTTGACCTTTCAAAATTTCAGCCATGGAGATCCATATTCTTTGCCCTTAAAATGGGGATCAGCTTCTACGGTTTTCTTGAACTGTACAGTGCGAATCAGTAATATTAACTACATTCCCATTATTCCATGCAACAATAGCAATGGCACTTCGTCTTCCTTACAAACATATGCTTATGCCCTGATTGGAGATGTTCGGGCAAGCGATATTCCGTATTCATGCACCATAGGCAGGTGCCTTATCACTCAATGGAAGGTACTTTCAGGCTCCAGCAACAGCTTAATGCCAGATTTACAAGAAAAGCTGCTTATGGGCCTGGAGCTTTCATTTTTAAACGTCATTTGCAGCACATCATGCAAGGGGAACTGCACTGTggatttttataagaattttttacaTAGCGGAGGTATGACAATGATATAACTGCAACATGGGCAAAAGGCTGCATTGGTTGCTAGAAAgaactaaggaaagaaaaaaaatatattcaaaaataaataaataaatatatatattagtttagtttagataaaattttgaaaaaaaaaaaaaaagaactgaAGTCAGGAAAAGAAATGCTAAGGAAAAAATATGGGAAAGTCTGAGAAAAGTGcaattttcaaagattttagGTTTCTTTTGCTTAAATTTTCCATGCATAAATGAacaagaaataattttattagttttttttacctTTGCCATTCCTTCAATTTTTCCTTCCTTTCAAGTTTGCTAGAACCAAACATCGGCTTGGGAAATTTCAAATGCATGTtctgtgattttttttcttcctttcctcCTTATTTCAATTTCTATGACTAATATCATTTGAATGATTTAAACATGCAGAATACGATGCTGACAATGCCATGCAAGATGCTTTAAATTGTAAGGCTTTAGCTTCACATCTATATGACAATGCCATGCAAGATGCTTTAAATTGTAAGGCTTTAGCTtcacatctatatatatatattcttgttttatAACTCTGTTGGTATCTATTTCATTTGCATCGTGAATGGACATAAATTTgtattaatacttaaaaaaattaatactacCTTAGATTTGATTTTGTTGCGCCGATAGAAACTTTGATGCAAACATTATTAATCAATAACACAAAGATTACATAATCAACACATACGGTATACAAGATTTTAAAGTGGTTCGACCAACCATATTTATATCCACTGAGAGAAAATCAtttcactatacaatagagaacaTTACAAATGACAGAACCAGAACATTACAGAGGACATAAtcaaatacaactattgggtttcCGAAACATTATATGTTTTCCCACTCTTCGTATCCCTACCCTACCACGAGTTTGTTCGCTCCACCGGGTACCTCCCgctcttcctcacatctctattcaCCTCGTATAGTCTTTACATCtctatctcataactttttccccttatgacttgaaatatttatagagatatttccaacaaccttccttattttataaggaagtctaatattataataatatatcaacttagaaatattctatataatattctttacaaaaaaagaatttatactaattagaaatttagaCACTTCCTAACAGATTTCATTATTTATGCTTCTAATGCTCCCCTAATTTTTTTACAACAATAGTAATAATCATATATATGCCTTAGGTTAGTACTTTGCACTTCAACTTATGTTTCTCTCTCATTTTCAGGTTTTCTGTTTCTCATTGGTAAGGATTTCAAGGCCCGACTGTTAATTCCctgtgaaaataatttaataaggtTTTCGCTTGAATCCTTTGAAATCTTGCTTTCACGATTGTACATTTGGCTAACAACTTTTCTGTTCCTTATTTTGGCTTAAATTACCATGCAAAAGTGGGTATGGGAATCCGCCATTAGAGTGCCCAAAAAAAGCCACAGATGATGGAATTGGAGTAGTTCCACAATtccgaaattccaattctttGACCAAGTATCACATGATTTTCTATACCATTTAGCTCATTATCACTACCATTAGAAGTACCCAACACCTCCATTTCAAGTAAACCGCCAATAAATGACTATATATTGTCTTACATTGTGCTATAACATGACAATCATCTAATGGTTTACCTGACTCAGAGGCATGGAATGGTTTTCTCAACTAACTATATATATTGTATTGGATAACTAATGCATATGACAACAAACCTTGTGATCCGTTCTCTTGTTCTTAATGATGGGAGCAAGAGGTGTGTTGGCAATAATGGGCCTGCTGACTCATTTGATCCACTTGTTTTAAAGAAGGCATTTATCATTGGATGATAATATTGAAGAGTTCCTACAAAGTCATAAAAATCTCTAGCCAGGCAAATTATTGTATCCGATAATTGGGGCAAGAAGGATTTGGCACTGTATATAAAGGAAAACTTCAAAACAGACATATGGTAACAGTGAAAATGTTGGGCATGTCCAAAGCTAATGGTCAAGATTTTATCAATGAAGTTGCAACAGTCAGAAAGATTCATCATGCCAATGTGGTGCGACTCATTGGATTTTGTGTAGAGGGATCAAAATGGgcctgatatatatatatatatatatatatatatatatatatgactttaTGCCAAATGGTTCTCTTGATaagtttgtttttcttgatCAAGAAATGAGCACTCTTTTAAGTTGGGACGGGTTGAATAAGATTGCACTTGGAGTGGGACATGGAATTGAATACTTACATCGAGGTTGTGATATGCAAATCCTGCATTTTGATATTAAACCACACAACATTCTtcttaatcaaaatttcaacCCAAAAGTGTGATGTTGGCCTTGCGAAGTTGTATTCAACTAATAAAAATACTGTCTCTTTCACCATAGCAAGAGGAACACTGGGATATATTGCTCCTGAATTATTTGACTAAAACATTAGAGGTGTCTTGTATAAAGCCAATGTTTACAGTTTCAGAATGTTGCTATTGGAAATGGTGGGGAGAGAAGAAGAAATGTTAATTTACATGCAAAGCACTcaagtcaaatatatttttcatcatgGATTTATGACTAATTTCATCAAGAAAAAGACGTAGAAGTGAGAGATGCCACTGAAGATGAAAAGAGACTGATAAAGAAATTTCATCACCAAAAGCTTTACTGAATTTGGAAGCTCTAGCATGGTTAGCACGGTCTGCTTCTTCTCCACGCAAGCAAGCTCAAAACTGGGATACCCACAGCTGTGTGGCTGGTCTTTGAGCCAGAACGGGAACCGGATCAGTGGACCCTGCTCGCTGCACCTACTTCGTACCTGGCAGCCAACTTGGCTCACTCCAATCTTTGCAAAAATTGTTACAGAGAAAAACAGAAATAAAGAGATCAGGACCATCTTTGATGAACTACTCATCTCTAAAGATTGGACTGCTCCTCAGCCCCTTCACACTTAGGTTTTAATGCTTTACATGGCTTCATCTGTTAACTTGTTTGAAggaaagttaatttttaaaaaaaattattttcatctgAGATGCTGACAATTCtactaaattttcaaaacctttttgatAATTCCAATCTTCGATCGGCCATTTCAAGAGCCTATTCTACTTTGGAGTCATGAACATTTTGTACTCTTCCCTAAACAATAAATTCCCAAAAGAGCCTTGTTAGAACTATGGAACccaatatttataattaatgtaGGTATTATCAAAGACAATGCTCATAGGCATATTCACTCACCTAGGATTCCTGTGttatttttaacaaatgtaTTGCTACGACAAACTACCCCATCGATGGTACCTAAGGAAGCCAAGGAACTGAAACAATGACCTCTTGATCTTGATTTTCGGTAATCGATTTTCTTCTTCTGAAACTTGAGGTGAAAACAAAGCAGTTGCAGCATGATGTTGAGTGAAGGAAAACTTGTGGCAGTGGGGCTCATAACACTCCTCCAAGCCTGCATTCTTTCAGTATGTGTTGCAAAGAAATACCAGCCATGCAGCACGTCTTTGTGTGGGGATGTGGCTATCAGTGATCCTTTctggttaaaaggtaataatcaATCTGGCTGTGGTGATCCGAACTACAAATTGGCTTGTGAAAATAATAGGACTACGTTAGAACTTTACAAGGGGAGATATTATGTTGCCAACATCCACTACACTAACCATACTATTCGGATAGTGGATCCTGGGCTAGAAAAGGGAAGCTGTTTCTCATCTCCGCACTACTACTTGACCTTTCAAAATTTCAGCCCTAGAGATCCATATTCTTTGCCTTCAGAATGGGGATCCGATTCTACGGTGTTCTTGAAATGTGCAGTGCAAATCAGTGATCATAACTACAttcctattacaccatgtaacAATAGCAATGGTACTTCGTCTTCCTCACAAACATATGCTTATGCATTGGTTGGAGACGACATTCGGGTGAGCGATATTCCGTATTCATGCACCATAGGCAGGAGCCTTATCACTCAATCGAAGGAGGTTTCAGACCACCGCAACCGCTCAATTTCACATTTACGAGAAAAGCTGCTTATGGGGCTGGAGCTTTCATTTCTAGAAGTCCTTTGCAGCACATTATGCACGGAGAACTGCACTTTGGATTTTAATCAGAATCTTGTAGATTGCGAAGGTATGAGAATTACATAACTGCAACATGGGCAAAAGGCTACATTTGGTTAGTTAAAAAAAGCCTGGAAAATAAATGCTAAGGAAAAATATGGGGAAGTTAGAAAAAAGTACAATTTTCAAGGATTTTAATTTCCTTTCCCTTAAATTTCGCATGGATAAATgaacaagaaaataattttattattttcttaccGTTGTCTTTCCTTCAAACTTGCATGAACCAAATATGGGCCAAGTAATTCCAAATACATGCTCTataatttttcttcctttcctcCTTAATTACCTGGCATAAGGGTCTTCAATTTCTATGACTAAATACCATTTGAATGATTTAAACATGCAGAATATGATGCTGCCAATGTCATGCAAGATGCTGTAAATTGTAAGGCCTTTGGCTTCACATCTATAATTTTCTCTCTTAATTTCCTGTCATTTCAATTTCTGCTTCAACTTATGTTTCTCTCTTATTTGCAGGTTTTCTGCTTCTGATTGGTAAGGATTTCAAGGCCCGACTATCAGTTTCTcgcaaaaataatttaatggagGTTTTCACTTGAATCCTTTGAAATCTTGCTTTCATGACTGTACACTCGGCTGCcaagttttcttttccttattttagcttAAATTACTATACAAAAGTGGATGGGAATCCATTAGTGTGCTCAATTCTTGTTCCACAGATTTTCTCTACCATTAGCTTATTATCACTACCAATTCAAACCCAAGTGTGGGAGCACCCAACACCTCCATTTCAAGCAAACCAATAAATGATTGTTGTCTTTTATTGTGCTGTAACATGACAATGATCATCTAATGGTTTACTTCATTCAAAGGCATGGAATGGTTTTCTCAACTAACTTGGTATGTTGGATTGGATAACTTATCTATGTGACAATAAATCTtatgatccttttttttttttttcttaatgtgTGATCTATGTTTTTAGCTATAATGATGGGAGCAAGAGGCGTGGTGGCAATAATGGGCCTGCTTACCCATTGGatccacatgtttcaaagaagaTATTTATCATTGGATGATAGTATTGAAGAGTTCCTACGAAGGCACAAAAATCTCCAACCAATCAGATACTCGTATTCAGATATAAAAAGAATGACTAGTGGTTTTCAGAATAAATTAGGGCAAGGAGGATTCGGCACTGTATATAAAGGAAAGCTTCGGAATGGCCACATGGTAGCTGTAAAAATGTGCAATGTGTCAAAAGCTAATGGCCAAGATTTTATCAATGAAGTTGCAACAATCGGAAGGATTCATCATGCCAACGTAGTGCGACTCATTGGATTTTGTGTAGAGGGGTCAAAATGGGCCCTTTTATACGACTTTATGCCAAATGGTTCTCTTGATAAGGTTGTTTTTCTTGATCAAGAAAGGAGCACTCTTTTAAGTTGGGACAGATTGTACAAGATTGCTCTTGGAGTGGGACGTGGGATTGAATACTTACATCAAGGTTGTGATATGCAAATCCTGCATTTTGATATTAAACCACACAACATTCTTCTTGATCAAAATTTCAACCCAAAAGTGTCTGATTTTGGCCTTGCGAAATTGTATTCAACAGATAAAAATACTGTCACTTTCACCATAGCTAGAGGAACACTGGGATATATTGCTCCtgaattattttaccaaaacaTTGGAGGTGTCTCATATAAAGCCGATGTTTACAGTTTCGGAATGTTGCTATTGGAAATGGTGGGGAGAAGAAGAAATGTTAAGGTACATGCAGAGCACTCGAGTCAGATATATTTTTCATCATGGATTTATGACAAATTTCATCAAGAAAAGGATGTAGAAGTGAGAGATGCCACTGAAGATGAAAAGAGATTGATAAAGAAGATGGTGATAGTTGCACTATGGTGTATACAAATGAAGCCCACAGACCGTCCTTCTATGAGCAAAGCACTAGAAATGTTGGAAGGTGATGTTGAACTTCTGTCGATGCCTCTTAAGCCTACTGTACATCCCATGGAAATATCAGATGAGGATCGCATGAGTATTCCAATAGGGGTACCAATTTCCTCACGTAATGGCATGGATGCTGTTTCCTTAGATGGAAGTTAGTTTTCACTATCTTCTTGTGTATTCTGCCCTATTGAATACTACACATTTGGCTTCGATGTAAGATATATTACTTCTCCGTCCATAATTAAGATCCTTAATGTAATAGTACAATATTTTATCTTAATGCTGTTCCTTGGCACAACTTGGAATAATGTATAAATGTAATAACATCAATAATTATTCTTCATTTCCCCCTCTAGCAAGTCtcatttccctgaaaattgaaaaatgaaagttGTCATGCTTGCAGAGGTTCGGGACttggttttttttgttatatatacaTCTGTCCTACAACACTATACAAAAAATGAACTAACCCTTTTGCAGCATTGTTTTGGTTCTGCCATTTCCATGTCTTGCTAGTTTTCCTTCTTCCCTCCAGGATCACTGTCGCTACGGTGTGAGCTTCTCTAACTGTTAAAACTACttttttttccagtttttttctttctgtcgTGCTCTCATGGTTTATTCCTAGCTTTCTTCCTATGTTAGCCATGGTGTTATCTGTTATCATTCTTCTATCTTGGATAGAAATTAACATGATGGCTTTATCATGTTGGCAAAGGAAAATGATGCATGCCTCAATCATTGTGGTTCTATTAGACACCATTTGTAACACTATAGCTGAAAGCTCTGCTCCCAACCACTAGAATACCCGCAGTTATTGTAACAACTCAGCGTGCACAAAGCCATCAGCTGGCATTGCTTACCTTCTGCTTCACAGTTACAACAAATAGAGTTTGGTCATCTCATGGAAACACCATTTTCCTGCTCAATTATCTGAAGTGATAGTGGAACGTTGTGAATCCTGCTGCAAGGGGAAAGATCCAGGAATAGAGGTAAGAGGAGGAAGCAATTAACTGCATAAACTGGAAGACCAGGAACAGACAGGAAAGAGGGATGGGCAGAACATAgtaaatatgatgttttttttcttgttctcttAGTTGCCAAACAATTGAAGAAGATGATTTGTTCTATGGCTTGGTAGGCTGGTTCCAATTTGAACAAGAAGAAGCCGGAGACAGCTAGATTAAGGTTCTGAAGCAGTACTCTTGAAAGGTAAATGTCCGATTCATACATGATAATTTCCTGAGGTCTGTAAGCTATACTCTTCACCAGAACTTTTACCGAGTATGGAAGCTCTAGCATGGTCTGTTTCTTCTCTGTGCAAGATATCTCAAACTGGATATCCACAGCTGTCTGGCTGGTCTTTTAGCCAGATAACAGTTGCTGCAATTACTGGATACCATGCACTCATCTTGATTTGCTCCAACCTTTGCGAAGCTTGTTACAGACAAGAACAGAAGTAAAAGCGGACCATTGTATGAATTACTCATCATCTCCTTAGACTAGACTGCAATTATAATATTGTTTCGAAGAGACTGTTTCAACTCAATCTCATTGTACAGAGTAGTGATGAAATAGTTAGTCATATTCATAGGACAGCTGCCTAAAGAACAAGGCATGCTAGGATATATTGCTGTAGAATTATTTTGCAAAATCATTGAAGGAAATATGAGACGCATGTCTCTTATCagcccaattttttttataattatggaATGTGTTTCCCATGGAGATtgtggaaaagagaaaaaaaaaaaatctacagtTGCACTGATTggaaaacgacgtcgttttggctTTCCCGGTATCATACTCTTCTCCAGTAttcaaaacggcgtcgttttctCCGATCAAACAGACGCCGTTTCGACTCCGTATCTTCGTCCCCATCCGGCGTCCCGCCAAACCCTCTTCCCCTCTTACTGGCTCTCTCCTATTCTAGAAACGATGTCGCTTTGGGGTCGGAATGCCGTCATAACCCTAAATAGCGTTCCAATCTCTCCTCTATTTCTGAAATTTGTGCCCTAACTACTCATATGAGAGCAGCTCTGAGAATCATCGTTTCTTTTATCTCTTTGGTCTTTctatttccttcttcttcttcttcttcttcttctgcatTTTCGATTCTCAGAAACTAGTTCACTTTCAGGGCTTCAGTGAGGCATATACGAAACAGTGAGCTAGGCACTAAGAGAG contains these protein-coding regions:
- the LOC100243582 gene encoding uncharacterized protein LOC100243582, with protein sequence MMLSEGKLVAVGLITLLQACILSVCVAKKYQPCSTSLCGDVAISDPFWLKGNNQSGCGDPNYKLACENNRTTLELYKGRYYVANIHYTNHTIRIVDPGLEKGSCFSSPHYYLTFQNFSPRDPYSLPSEWGSDSTVFLKCAVQISDHNYIPITPCNNSNGTSSSSQTYAYALVGDDIRVSDIPYSCTIGRSLITQSKEVSDHRNRSISHLREKLLMGLELSFLEVLCSTLCTENCTLDFNQNLVDCEEYDAANVMQDAVNCFLLLIGKDFKARLSVSRKNNLMEVFT
- the LOC100248723 gene encoding rust resistance kinase Lr10-like — its product is MSSSSKMVLISLFLFFSVTIFAKIGVSQVGCQVRSRCSEQGPLIRFPFWLKDQPHSCGYPSFELACVEKKQTVLTMLELPNSVKLLVMKFLYQSLFIFSGIGASQDDCQVRSSCSEQGPLVQFPFRLKDQPHSCGYPGFELACVQKKQTMLTMLELPNSVKLMVKKINYKSQEIVVQDPDNCLSRQLLNLNPNASLFRFKLENNFPRKDKEVVQDFTIFNCSSPKEESDYFQPIRCAVGNSVYAVPSSSNLHSLDLFSCHGIYRAYLPYEILVGESDFTMTWEKSICENCGAQGIIFGFFILMLVLVAVYHVYRRNKSKKENQIKIESFLEDYKALKPSRYSYVDIKKITNKFKEKLGEGGYGTVYKGKLSNDILVAVKVLNNSKGNGEEFINEVGTMGRIHHINVVRLVGFCADGSIRALIYEFLPNESLEKFIFSVAGENHSLGWEKLQHIAIGIAKGIEYLHQGCDQRILHFDIKPHNILLDHNFNPKISDFGLAKLCSKEESVVSMTVARGTIGYIAPEVLSRNFGNASHKSDVYSFGMLLLEMVGGRKNIDATVENTGQVYFPEWVYCHLNQGKELNIRAEKGGDTKIAKKLTIVGLWCIQWYPIDRPSMKVAVQMLEGEGDNLTMPPNPFASWVQQEQI
- the LOC104882262 gene encoding rust resistance kinase Lr10-like, yielding MGARGVVAIMGLLTHWIHMFQRRYLSLDDSIEEFLRRHKNLQPIRYSYSDIKRMTSGFQNKLGQGGFGTVYKGKLRNGHMVAVKMCNVSKANGQDFINEVATIGRIHHANVVRLIGFCVEGSKWALLYDFMPNGSLDKVVFLDQERSTLLSWDRLYKIALGVGRGIEYLHQGCDMQILHFDIKPHNILLDQNFNPKVSDFGLAKLYSTDKNTVTFTIARGTLGYIAPELFYQNIGGVSYKADVYSFGMLLLEMVGRRRNVKVHAEHSSQIYFSSWIYDKFHQEKDVEVRDATEDEKRLIKKMVIVALWCIQMKPTDRPSMSKALEMLEGDVELLSMPLKPTVHPMEISDEDRMSIPIGVPISSRNGMDAVSLDGS